AACCAATGAGCGACTTTAAATATGTGagctttttggatttccttcctttttagacTTTTGGAACAGGATTTTAGTATTTTTAGTCAAATTATTAATAACTGTGCATTCACttaaagagaaatgagaattctGTCTCACACTGGGATGCACTGAACACAGCAGCAAGCAGGCGCCGTGTGGAGGTGGGGGTCCTGAGTCAGCCTCACAGCTGTGCTCAGAGCCCCCCAGAGCCCTGCTCCCTGTGCTCTAGGCTGAGAGCAGGTAGGTGAGAGGGTGTCCTTTGTGCCCTCAGGCATCTATCGAGCCGTCCCTATTCGCATCAACCCCAGAGTGAGCAACGTGAAGTCCGTCTACAAGACCCACATTGATGTCATTCACTACCGGAAGACTGACTCAAAGCGTCTGCATGGCCTTGATGAAGAAGCAGAGCAGAAACTTTTCTCCGAGAAACGTGTGGAGTTGCTCAAGGAGCTTTCCAGGAAGCCAGACATCTACGAGAGGCTTGCGTCTGCCCTGGCGCCAAGCATCTATGAGCACGAAGATATAAAGAAGGTAACTGACCTCGAAAGGCTTCTTGCGTATGGCCAGGCCTGAAAGCTCAAGGTCAGGTGGTGTAAACACCTGGAAAGGCTGACCCTCGGTTCGAGGGTGGAACAGGGGCTGCACCCTCATCTCCATCCCCGGCTCCCCCATTTCCAGGCAGGCCCCCCGTGGCCTCTGACATGCTCTCGTCCtctgatctcttcagcatctgtTGACAGAGCCCCCTGCCTCTCCACCACCCACCTCAGGTGAGTGCTGagacctgtctgtctgtctgcccagGGAATCTTGCTTCAGCTCTTCGGCGGGACGAGAAAGGATTTCAGCCACACAGGGAGGGGCAAGTTCCGTGCGGAGATCAACATCCTGCTGTGTGGGGACCCAGGGACCAGCAAGTCCCAACTGCTGCAGTACGTGCACAGCCTGGTCCCGCGGGGCCAGTACACGTCCGGGAAGGGCTCCAGCGCCGTGGGGCTCACCGCCTATGTCATGAAGGACCCTGAGACTCGGCAGCTGGTGTTGCAGACTGGCGCCCTGGTGCTGAGCGACAACGGCGTCTGCTGCATCGACGAGTTCGACAAGATGAATGAGAGCACGCGCTCTGTGCTACACGAGGTCATGGAGCAGCAGACACTGTCCATCGCCAAGGTCAGTCACCCGCCCGCTCTGACGTCTGCgtgggggtcgggggtggggccTGAACCCCACAGCCTCTGGACCTGCAGCTCGGGAGACTGGCCCAACACTGCTGTCGGGTCCCAGCCCATCTGTGTGTACTCTGCAGGACCTGTGTCCTCTGTGCGGTACTAACCTAAAGCCTGGCGCTCATAGAACTTGAGTCTGTCCTAAATCTCACGCCAGGGGCTTGGTTTTTGAGAAGGATGTAGTCACAGCAGATGTTTACCTCCACCTCCATCCTTGGCGTGAAACCCAGCTTAGCTTCCCCAGTGCGATGCTACAGGCACCGTGCTTGTGGTGCCATGGTTCCCTGGCAGAGGTCACCTGAGGCAGGGGCTCTCAGCTCCTGCCTGCCTCAGCATGAGACTGCTGACCACGCTATCTGTCACTCCGGCAGGCTGGGATCATCTGTCAGCTCAACGCCCGTACCTCCATCCTGGCAGCAGCAAACCCCATCGAGTCTCAGTGGAATCCGAAAAAAACCACCATTGAAAACATCCAGTTGCCCCACACACTCTTATCAAGGTACGATAGCACATGTTCATCAAACAGATGGTTTTATTTTACTCATCTGTGAAAGGTTCAGGGTGAGGGTAAGAAGGAAATAACCAGGATTAACACAGACAATTTTCAGCTCTTCATGCCGGCGTGGTCATGCCAGCATGGTCTTCATGTCTGCTCAGTCATGGGTCCTGAGATGAGGACCATGCGTTTGCTCACCTTGATGCATGCTTGTTTCTTGGAGCACTTGGGGTCTTTCTTCTCCATACTTTCGGAAGCCCACCTCTCGCCACTCTCGGTCCTATAGCCACTGTAGACAATCAGCAAAGTACAGAGAGCAGCTTCCTACAGTAGACAAGGGTCTGAGAGCTACATTTTGTGGAGGGGAGACATGTGACCCAGGCTTCCCCTCAAGGATGGATGTATTTCATAATGGGTTTTAGAATTTggttatttcacttctttttttttctttctttctttatttttttttatatattgtagtggtttttgccatacattgacatgaatcagccatggatttacatgtgttccccttcccgatcccccctcccgcctccctctccatcccatccctctgggtcttctttcACTTCTTACACAAATAGTTCTTTTCCCCAACACAGCTAAATGTGTTTCACTCACCTCCAGTCTTCAGAATCACAGCAGTGTTTCCCTCGGGAGCCTCCTGCTTCTGACTCACCTTCAGCGCCCAGCAGTTGTTCCCAGGCAGACCTGAGGGCCGGGGCAGGAGACCCGAGGGCCTGGGTTCCTCAGACCACCTGGGCCGGGCACGCCTGCCCCCTCCCATGGAGGCCGTGGGTCCACCCTCAGGTGTGTGGGTGTCCTGACTGGGAACCGTCACCATGTCTCCTCAGGTTTGACTTGATCTTCCTCATGCTGGACCCCCAGGATGAGGCGTATGACCGGCGTCTGGCTCACCACCTGGTGTCCCTGTACTACCAGAGCGAGGAGCAGgcacaggaggagggcatggacaTGGCGGTGCTCAGGGACTACGTCGCCTACGCACACAGCACCGTGATGCCGAGGCTCAGCCAGGACGCCAGCCAGGCCCTCATCGAGGTACCCGGGGCCCGAAGGCTGCTGGGCCCTGCTCAGCTCTGAAACAGTTTTTGTTATGTCAAGAACAACACTGTCTACTACAACTGTTTTCCCTCCTGTGTTGTAAAAGTTGACTTTTCCAAGtgtggaagaagaaaaaggattcATTTCTACAAGTTGtgcattctttttatgtttaagtTCTTGTAAGCACAGTGTATTGAAGACCAGGGTGCCCGAGTTGAAACATCAGTGAGGCTGTTAATAGTGACTCTGTAATTCTGGTCTCTGAGCTATATTTGCTCATTTCTAAAGAATTGAAGTATTTTATGTTCACTTCTCAGTACCTTTTAAGTGGGCAGCAGTGCCTGGTGACAAACGCATGAATGTTGTGACATCAGGAAGGTTTCTGGTGCTTTGGTGGGCTTTTCATCCTGACAGTCCTGAAGATGCTCAAGTGAAAATTACACGTGATTTGTAGTTTTCCATCTGGGTCATCTGGAGGAAATTATGTCATCCACATGTATACAGTTTACCTTTCGTGTGCTCTGAGTCAGTGACCCTTGGCCTGCTGTTATGTGATCCTCACAGGGTGTGAACAAGCCAAGTCCTCAGTTCCCTCCCCAGCACCACGTTCCCCCCACCAGGTGCCACCCCTCCCCTGGATGAGGGTGGAGGCCTAAGGCTAGACCCCACTCTCCCCTCAGGACTTCTTGCCTGGGGTCACCATGTGAGGAGTCAGCGTATCTCCTGTCTTGCAGGCCTACGTGGACATGAGGAAGGTTGGCAGCAGCCGAGGGATGGTGTCCGCGTACCCCCGGCAGCTGGAGTCGCTGATCCGCTTAGCGGAAGCCCACGCCAAAGTGCGGTTTTCAAACAAGGTGGAGGCCATCGACGTGGAGGAGGCCAAGCGCCTGCACCGGGAGGCCCTGAAGCAGTCAGCCACGGACCCGCGGACAGGCATCGTGGACATCTCCATCCTCACCACAGGTCAGCCTTCCCCCAACATGGGTGCTGCCCTGTCTCGGGTCAGAGTCCCCATGAACATGCAAtgaggctgggaggaggcagaCACTGGCGCACTCGGCCTAGCCCTGTCCCATCCAGCCGTCTGTCCAGGCACCAAGTCCCCTGTTAAGGAGTGACTCAGGCCCTCGCAAGGAGACTGCTTCTGTGTGGACTGCTGGGCTGTGTCTCAGTGGAGAGTAGCAGCTCTGAGCTTTTAGAAAACTGGGGGCAGGATTCAGACCTCACTCTGACTTTGTGTGTTCTAGCCACTGTTCCCTTACCTTGTCTGGTGACAAGACTAAAGATTATTTTAGACTAAAGTCAATTTATGGCTAAAGAAGTACTACTAGAGATTTGAAAGGTATTCCCTTCCTTATGGGAGAAACATTTTGCTTTCTCTTAACCCAGGAATGAGTGCCACCTCTCGGAAGCGGAAAGAAGAGTTAGCAGAAGCATTGAGAAAGCTTATCTTGTCGAAAGGAAAGACACCAGCCCTGAAATACCAGCAGCTCTTTGAAGATATTCGGGGACAGTCTGACATAGTAAGTGTTTACGTggacattttgtttgtttaatagttttcttttcccttgatgctgctttaaagtttttttcccctagcttTCCCCCTTCATTTGCTGCTTGAGTAATAAACGTAGACACAGATAAAGACAAGAAGTAAGGTTCCCATCCACCATCTGCGAGTGATCACAGTGAGAATTTTTTCAGTCTTCTGTGTGGATGTAGACGAGTGGTTTTTGAGCCAAGTCAATGGCTTCTTTGATTTTTAGTCAGTGACAGTCTTAGCTCGCTCTGTGACACTGAACCCACTGTGACATGTTCATTCTGTCTCGTGCCTTCCCAGTCATGTactcagctgatggacatttagagtgTTTGCAGTTTTGGCTGTTATTAGGAAAGCCAGGTTCACGGCAGGGGCTCTGCTGGTCAGGACCAGCCCTTGCCTGCTTTCCTGACACCCCTTTCTTGGCCCCATGTGACCGCTGAGTAGTGCACACAGACCAGGGCACCAGGCCTGTGGTGCTGAGCATCAGGCCCCTTGGGGGAAGAGTTGGAGCATGAAATGTGTGTCCATCCACCCCAAAGGCAGGAGACTCCAGTGGTTTCTAAACTTGGGCTCATTGTGTGTCTGGGTAGGGCAGCTCCAGAGGTAAGCTCTTTGCTCTTCCCCGAAGGCAATCACCAAGGACATGTTTGAAGAAGCGCTGCGTGCCCTGGCGGATGATGACTTCTTGACGGTAACTGGGAAGACCGTACGTCTGCTCTGAAGGCCTGGGAGCAGCACCGTCCTGGCCCTGCCACAAGCAGGAGAAAGGGCTTCAAGGTCATTGCTCAGCACCATGAGAATTTTCTCACATGGCTTCAGTTTTCCTGGGAAGCCAGTGTGTTCATCTGTTAACCCGTCCTGGGCCATCTGTGAGTGTGGGCAGCAGAGACTGTTCCCTGGAGCACCAGGGCTGAGTGGTGTGTCAGTGCAGACATTAGGATGCGGTCTTCTCTGCAGACTGCAGTCTTGGTCCTGGTCTGTGCTCGAATCTGTCCGGTACTGGAGACACTTGGGTGTTCCTGTCCCTCCCTGTGAAGAGGCGACGGACCCCACTGAGTCCTCCAGGCTTGTTTTCTTGCCTACAAGAGGCTAGTAACAATGGGGTTCCATGTTAAGTTGTATTGCTTTGCTCTAATATGTAAAACTTTTTCCTCGATAAATGATAGAATAAGTAATACTTGGTTGCCTGGcatttttcattaagaaaaaaggtTTAATAAATACTGCTTTTATGGAAATTCATTAGTGATTCGTAAGTCACTAATAAGtttcatcttatttaaaaatatcttggttTTAGCAGTCATTCTCATAAAACCACTATTGGCTGCAGTCTCGGGCAGAAATACAACTGTAACAAGTAACCCCTGAAATGGGTAACTGTGTGAGTTTGGCCTTTTTATAACTTAGAGTCACCATTCATTGGCAAAGTGTGCAGACGGAACCGAGTGTTTAAACAGCATTACATTGGGAGCCGGGTGGAATTTGAGGTCACTTGAGCAGTGTCACCTTTGACTTCCTATGAAGTAACACATTAatgatgtttttctgaactctaaTTCAGTACCAACATGGAACTGAAGGCTGCAAATGAAGTTTGATATTAAGGGAATTTGAGTCAAATGAACCCAGTGAAGGTTCTGTTGTACAGGATACAGGTTTATTAGGGTGCATTTCTGATCCCTTTTGGCCTGGGGGGGGTTCCCAAGAGTGGGGGGGGAGTTGGGAGGGTTTGTTCCCTTTGCAGAGCCAGGACAGAAGGATGCTGTTGGGGGTCTGCAGGTGGTGAGGTAGAGGAGGAAGAGTACATCTCCCTGGAGAGCTCTGCCAGACCCAGTTCCAAGAGCTGGAGCTGGAGGGTGAGCGTTCGGAATCACCCTTGTGCCAGCTTAACCCCCTGCAGACTCATTCTCAAGTGCTGAGGCAGGAAACCTACAGAGTCACCCTTGTGCTGACTTAACCTTCTGTGAACTCAAATCAGAGTGCTGGAGCAGAAAACCTGTAGACTCACCCCTGAATGCTGGGGCAGGAAACCTGCGGACTCACCCTTGTGCTGACTTAACCTCCTGTGGACTCAAGTCAGAGTGTTGGAGCAGGAAACCTCCGGCAGACTCACCTCCGAGTGCTGGGGCAGGAAGGACGGCCCCTTCCCAGCTGTGGAATGCGGTTTGTTGAGCATGGGTTGGGCTGCCAAGGCCAGGTTCCTGGTTCCTCTTCTTCCCGACCCATGCAGAGGGCTGGCACATGGTCCCTGCCCGAGTGTCCCACGAACAAAAGAAGAATGTAGGTTAttcttgctcagttcagttcagtcgctcattcatgtctgactctttacggccccatgaatcacagcacgccaggcctccctgtccatcccaaactcccaga
Above is a genomic segment from Odocoileus virginianus isolate 20LAN1187 ecotype Illinois chromosome 15, Ovbor_1.2, whole genome shotgun sequence containing:
- the MCM4 gene encoding DNA replication licensing factor MCM4; the protein is MSSPASTPSRRGSRRAAPAQPRQDPFSSGEPQPLPSSPGAEPRTPSRAPPAAVPLDLDLSSPLTYGTPSSRVEGTPRSGVRGTPVRQRPDLGSARKGLQVDLHSDGPAAEDTVASEQSLGQKLVIWGTDVNVATCKENFQRFLQRFIDPLAKEEENVGIDITEPLYMQRLGEINVTGEPFLNVNCEHIKSFDTNLYRQLICYPQEVIPTFDMAVNEIFFDRYPDSILEHQIQVRPFNALKTKNMRNLNPEDIDQLIAISGMVIRTSQLIPEMQEAFFQCQVCAHTARVEIDRGRIAEPCVCERCHTSHSMALIHNRSVFSDKQMIKLQESPEDMPAGQTPHTVVLFAHNDLVDKVQPGDRVHITGIYRAVPIRINPRVSNVKSVYKTHIDVIHYRKTDSKRLHGLDEEAEQKLFSEKRVELLKELSRKPDIYERLASALAPSIYEHEDIKKGILLQLFGGTRKDFSHTGRGKFRAEINILLCGDPGTSKSQLLQYVHSLVPRGQYTSGKGSSAVGLTAYVMKDPETRQLVLQTGALVLSDNGVCCIDEFDKMNESTRSVLHEVMEQQTLSIAKAGIICQLNARTSILAAANPIESQWNPKKTTIENIQLPHTLLSRFDLIFLMLDPQDEAYDRRLAHHLVSLYYQSEEQAQEEGMDMAVLRDYVAYAHSTVMPRLSQDASQALIEAYVDMRKVGSSRGMVSAYPRQLESLIRLAEAHAKVRFSNKVEAIDVEEAKRLHREALKQSATDPRTGIVDISILTTGMSATSRKRKEELAEALRKLILSKGKTPALKYQQLFEDIRGQSDIAITKDMFEEALRALADDDFLTVTGKTVRLL